A region from the Arcanobacterium buesumense genome encodes:
- the brnQ gene encoding branched-chain amino acid transport system II carrier protein produces the protein MTSNVRILVITSLALFAMFFGAGNLIVPVMIGAQAGNLAWSAAIGFVSTGVLLPVLSMVAMSTKRSDEKRLADRLGVRMGLVVTTLIFLFTGMVYAIPRVGAVSYEMAFGPYTHSFSDLASRLMMLCYSAVFFTLAYIIARRPNMIIRNVGTWLTPALLVLLLVVIIGSWMMPPVNTVPNEQYQAAPVVTGFIHGYFTMDALAALMFGGVVISTLSAAGWNKRQVHRGTALAGMLSGVFLVVVYVGLVRVGQVGVGDNGAALTANVTRDLFGPIGQTLFGMIVVLACFTTALGLLGASVEYFHDLIPAISQKTWLGIATGVSFALTNLGLVKILAIVAPVNQLLYPIVMVLVVVSLIDLATPGRLFFSYRIPAWATALLALPEALNSTGLSVFSALRYGLDFFPLGYLQMAWVVPAAVALVIGLGIDISRGRLTKGR, from the coding sequence ATGACATCGAATGTGCGAATTTTGGTGATTACCAGTCTCGCGTTGTTTGCGATGTTCTTTGGCGCTGGAAACCTCATTGTTCCCGTCATGATCGGTGCGCAAGCAGGTAATTTGGCATGGAGTGCAGCAATAGGGTTTGTATCGACGGGAGTTTTACTGCCGGTATTGTCTATGGTGGCAATGTCGACGAAACGATCAGATGAGAAGCGTCTGGCAGACCGTTTAGGTGTGCGCATGGGGCTTGTAGTTACTACTCTCATCTTCTTATTTACTGGAATGGTCTATGCTATCCCTCGCGTTGGCGCAGTTAGCTATGAGATGGCATTTGGTCCGTATACGCATTCTTTTTCCGATCTGGCAAGCCGCTTGATGATGCTCTGTTATTCGGCAGTATTTTTTACGCTGGCATATATCATTGCTCGCCGGCCGAATATGATCATCCGTAATGTTGGTACCTGGCTTACTCCGGCCCTTCTTGTTTTACTTCTTGTTGTTATCATCGGTTCTTGGATGATGCCACCAGTAAATACTGTCCCAAATGAGCAATATCAGGCTGCCCCCGTTGTTACCGGGTTCATTCATGGTTATTTCACAATGGATGCATTGGCGGCCTTAATGTTTGGTGGTGTGGTGATTTCTACACTTAGTGCCGCTGGCTGGAATAAACGTCAAGTCCACCGAGGTACAGCACTTGCCGGTATGCTTTCTGGGGTATTTCTTGTTGTTGTCTATGTTGGGCTTGTACGTGTTGGACAAGTGGGTGTTGGCGATAATGGAGCTGCATTGACCGCTAATGTCACACGTGATCTATTTGGTCCGATAGGGCAAACTTTGTTCGGCATGATCGTTGTTTTAGCATGTTTTACTACCGCTTTGGGCTTATTGGGAGCATCGGTTGAATATTTTCATGATCTGATCCCAGCGATTAGTCAAAAAACATGGTTGGGTATTGCCACTGGTGTTTCATTTGCGTTGACTAATCTCGGTTTAGTGAAAATCTTAGCTATCGTCGCGCCAGTGAATCAGTTGCTCTATCCGATTGTGATGGTACTTGTTGTGGTTTCACTAATTGATTTAGCTACTCCGGGCCGACTTTTCTTCAGTTACCGGATTCCAGCCTGGGCGACGGCTTTGCTTGCATTGCCAGAAGCGTTGAATTCTACTGGTTTAAGCGTATTTTCTGCCCTGCGGTACGGACTGGATTTTTTCCCACTGGGTTATTTGCAGATGGCGTGGGTTGTTCCAGCTGCGGTAGCACTCGTTATTGGATTGGGAATTGATATTTCCCGTGGCCGACTTACGAAGGGGCGTTAG
- a CDS encoding MgtC/SapB family protein yields the protein MLNVLSLEQFLNGSFALLVTTILCFLLGVERYYHNKDAGVKTHVLVGMGACLFTLVSIYGFVSTGAPLDPSRLAAQIVSGVGFLGAGVIFVNNDTVKGLTTAATIWISAAMGVACGAGMSLLALATLLIHYILIFAIGPLANKIPNTHHLERTVVEYEAGRGVMRRILVVATSLGYKAMVNSTAVIETENGTGMRAVMRFDGPYPRTTLYERLAGLEGVNAIDDITQANLD from the coding sequence ATGTTGAATGTATTAAGCCTTGAACAATTTCTTAACGGCTCATTCGCGTTGCTCGTAACAACTATTTTATGTTTTCTCCTCGGCGTTGAGCGTTACTACCACAACAAGGACGCAGGAGTAAAAACGCACGTTCTCGTGGGAATGGGTGCCTGCCTTTTTACTCTTGTCTCGATTTATGGGTTTGTTTCTACTGGCGCTCCCCTAGATCCATCCCGACTTGCCGCCCAAATAGTTTCCGGAGTTGGATTTTTAGGCGCGGGAGTTATTTTTGTCAATAACGATACCGTGAAAGGTTTGACAACAGCAGCAACTATCTGGATTTCAGCAGCAATGGGAGTGGCGTGCGGCGCAGGAATGTCGCTCTTGGCTCTTGCTACTCTCCTTATTCACTACATTTTGATCTTCGCCATCGGTCCCTTGGCAAATAAGATTCCCAATACGCACCACCTCGAACGTACTGTGGTCGAATATGAAGCTGGCCGCGGAGTGATGCGCAGAATCCTCGTCGTCGCCACCAGTCTAGGCTATAAGGCCATGGTGAATTCAACTGCTGTTATCGAAACTGAAAACGGCACTGGCATGCGAGCTGTTATGCGCTTCGACGGCCCCTACCCTCGAACCACGCTCTATGAACGTTTAGCAGGTTTAGAAGGAGTCAATGCCATTGACGACATCACCCAAGCAAATCTCGACTAA
- the galK gene encoding galactokinase, with product MSNTFISAWTDTEGIKRVTNLFSTTFRHQPRILAAAPGRVNLIGEHTDYNDGLCLPIALPHRTFIGLTPREDNRVYFISDHGSAWEGDISQINPHMPASWVNYAGGPAWSLNITHGFDAAFVSCVPLGAGLSSSAAIECASAIALSDASKEEIVAACIRAENEIAHAPTGGMDQTVSVFGEADHAVFIDFQDHSRELVPASFSEYGLDILVIDTRAKHSLADGQYGNRRAECDQARDLLGLSSLRQATLDHLPQLPDLLAQRVRHVVTENARVLDAVSALRSQDFPKLGQLFTRSHESLQDDFEVSCPELDCVVEASLESGALGARMTGGGFGGSAIALIATEHIDHAVSHITAQAQAHGFPQPAFLRAHASNGATILHQ from the coding sequence ATGTCAAATACATTTATATCTGCTTGGACTGACACCGAGGGAATCAAACGAGTCACCAATCTATTTTCTACTACTTTCAGGCATCAACCTCGTATCCTCGCGGCAGCACCTGGACGAGTTAATCTCATAGGTGAACACACTGATTACAACGACGGACTATGCTTGCCGATCGCCTTACCACACCGTACGTTTATTGGACTAACACCGCGCGAAGACAACCGTGTTTACTTTATTTCAGATCATGGATCGGCCTGGGAAGGCGATATTTCACAGATCAATCCACATATGCCAGCCTCGTGGGTCAACTACGCAGGTGGGCCAGCATGGTCACTAAATATCACCCACGGTTTCGATGCTGCTTTTGTTTCTTGCGTCCCCTTAGGGGCAGGGTTATCTTCGTCAGCCGCTATCGAATGCGCAAGTGCTATCGCACTATCTGACGCTTCAAAAGAAGAGATCGTGGCAGCATGTATCCGTGCAGAAAATGAGATTGCCCATGCGCCAACTGGCGGAATGGATCAAACAGTATCGGTATTTGGTGAAGCAGACCATGCTGTTTTCATCGATTTCCAAGACCACTCTCGAGAATTAGTTCCCGCTTCTTTTAGCGAATATGGCTTAGATATTCTCGTCATTGATACTCGAGCCAAGCATTCCCTAGCAGATGGGCAATACGGCAACCGTCGCGCCGAATGCGATCAAGCTCGTGATCTTCTAGGATTGTCTTCGTTACGGCAGGCCACCCTCGATCATCTCCCCCAATTACCAGATCTACTCGCACAACGAGTACGCCATGTGGTGACAGAAAACGCCCGCGTTTTAGATGCCGTCTCAGCTCTGCGTAGCCAAGATTTCCCCAAACTCGGGCAACTTTTTACCCGCTCTCATGAATCATTGCAGGACGATTTTGAGGTATCGTGCCCCGAACTAGATTGCGTGGTAGAAGCCAGCCTCGAAAGCGGTGCGCTCGGCGCACGCATGACCGGAGGCGGTTTTGGCGGCTCAGCTATCGCATTAATTGCAACTGAGCATATAGACCACGCCGTATCTCATATTACTGCTCAGGCTCAAGCACATGGCTTCCCGCAACCGGCTTTCTTACGTGCCCACGCAAGTAATGGAGCCACAATTTTGCACCAATAA
- the galE gene encoding UDP-glucose 4-epimerase GalE yields the protein MTTVLVAGGAGYIGTHTTVELLEKGYDVVCVDNFSNSSPVAVNRVETITGKKVRFYDADIRDKAKLDKVFSDNSIDWVIHFAGFKAVGESVAKPLEYYDNNIGGALALLETMREHGVKRFVFSSSATVYGEASVLPLTEKSPAGIATNPYGWTKVFEEQILNDLYVADPSWTIVILRYFNPVGAHPSGLIGEDPKGIPANLTPYVAKVAVGELAKVQVFGDDYDTPDGTGVRDYIHVVDLARGHVAATDHLHNPGVYVYNLGTGHGYSVLEVIRAYEKAAGKEIPYEVVPRRAGDVAESYADATKAQVELDWRATHTIEDMAASSMRWQTENPQGYRGA from the coding sequence ATGACGACGGTTTTAGTTGCTGGTGGAGCTGGCTATATTGGTACCCACACCACAGTGGAATTATTGGAGAAGGGTTATGACGTGGTGTGCGTTGATAACTTTTCTAACTCGTCGCCAGTTGCGGTGAACAGGGTTGAAACAATCACTGGTAAAAAGGTGCGCTTTTACGATGCTGATATTCGAGATAAGGCTAAGTTAGATAAGGTTTTTAGCGACAATTCCATTGATTGGGTTATCCATTTTGCTGGGTTTAAAGCTGTAGGGGAGTCAGTTGCAAAACCACTAGAGTATTATGACAATAATATCGGTGGAGCATTAGCTCTTCTGGAGACTATGCGTGAGCATGGCGTGAAGAGATTTGTCTTTTCCTCTTCTGCTACGGTCTATGGTGAAGCAAGTGTTTTGCCTTTAACTGAAAAGTCACCCGCTGGAATAGCTACTAATCCTTACGGTTGGACGAAAGTATTTGAAGAGCAGATCCTCAATGATCTCTATGTAGCAGATCCATCATGGACGATCGTGATTTTGCGATACTTCAACCCGGTAGGGGCGCACCCAAGTGGGTTAATTGGCGAGGATCCAAAGGGAATTCCAGCGAACTTAACTCCATACGTGGCTAAAGTTGCTGTTGGCGAACTAGCGAAAGTCCAAGTGTTTGGTGATGATTATGATACGCCTGATGGCACTGGTGTTCGCGATTATATCCACGTCGTAGATCTTGCCCGCGGTCACGTAGCTGCAACTGATCACCTGCATAATCCGGGAGTCTATGTGTATAACTTGGGTACTGGCCACGGATATTCAGTACTTGAGGTTATTCGGGCTTATGAAAAGGCAGCGGGTAAAGAAATTCCGTATGAAGTTGTGCCTCGTCGGGCTGGTGATGTTGCGGAAAGTTATGCTGATGCTACAAAAGCCCAAGTAGAGTTGGACTGGCGCGCCACGCATACGATAGAAGATATGGCCGCATCATCGATGCGCTGGCAGACAGAAAATCCACAAGGGTATCGCGGCGCATAA
- a CDS encoding galactose-1-phosphate uridylyltransferase, with protein MTENIYSAVDQLIDYARKNLELDPRNEDFTRNRIFSIFGLDGYRPTGAHTNASAPDQLIADFTQACVVAGHISEEERDGLADQVMGILSLSPAQIADRHTRIGQDKDGMQAMSWFYDYCVANHYVKRAMLDKNPRFNSGQVIVTINLAKPEFRDPKKAMTGNSVAGGYPQCTICHENEGFAGRQKSTLRTVPITLDGQPWFWQFSPYGYFDQHGIAVNMDHTPMHVDDRTYYRLMDFVDQFPGYFIGCNAALPRIGGSVLGHDHYQGGGETLPMHTAGTRVTYRVPQYEGAIVEIVDWPNTVVRVISKDRHAVADVSAQIATAWLDFCDPEIGIIPRDENGWHSAVSPTCVLTERGYEMSIIFRSNITSEEYPAGVFHAHPQFFAIKQESIGLIEAQGLFILPARLERQLGQLADAIEQGKPLPAELAEFDFVNEEIHKLVDGSRDRRVIDQAIRDELGSVCERILENTAVFKEQWRTEKFLTDCGFVRSE; from the coding sequence ATGACTGAAAATATCTACAGTGCCGTAGATCAACTCATTGATTACGCCCGTAAAAATCTTGAGTTAGATCCACGTAATGAAGACTTTACCCGTAATCGAATTTTTTCCATCTTTGGGCTTGACGGATATCGGCCAACTGGAGCACACACGAATGCTAGTGCTCCTGACCAACTGATTGCAGATTTTACCCAGGCATGTGTTGTAGCTGGGCATATTTCGGAAGAAGAACGTGATGGTCTAGCTGATCAAGTTATGGGTATTCTCTCGTTGTCCCCTGCTCAGATTGCAGATCGTCATACCCGTATCGGCCAAGATAAAGATGGCATGCAGGCGATGTCATGGTTCTATGATTATTGCGTTGCTAATCATTATGTTAAGCGAGCCATGCTGGATAAGAATCCAAGGTTTAATAGTGGACAAGTTATTGTCACTATTAATCTTGCCAAGCCAGAGTTCCGGGATCCGAAAAAGGCAATGACGGGTAATTCGGTGGCTGGTGGCTATCCTCAGTGTACAATTTGTCATGAAAATGAGGGATTTGCTGGTCGGCAAAAGTCAACGCTACGGACTGTTCCGATCACTTTGGATGGGCAACCGTGGTTTTGGCAGTTCTCTCCATATGGGTATTTTGACCAGCATGGTATTGCCGTAAATATGGATCACACGCCGATGCATGTGGATGACCGGACATATTATCGCTTGATGGATTTCGTCGATCAATTCCCGGGATACTTTATTGGGTGTAATGCGGCGTTGCCACGTATTGGTGGTTCAGTGTTGGGCCATGATCATTATCAAGGTGGTGGTGAGACACTACCTATGCACACTGCAGGTACACGCGTGACGTATCGCGTTCCGCAATACGAAGGTGCGATTGTTGAAATTGTTGACTGGCCGAATACAGTTGTTCGGGTGATCAGTAAAGATCGGCATGCGGTGGCAGATGTCAGTGCCCAAATCGCTACTGCGTGGCTTGATTTCTGTGATCCGGAGATCGGGATTATTCCGCGTGATGAGAATGGTTGGCATTCAGCAGTTTCGCCAACGTGCGTGTTGACTGAACGCGGATACGAGATGAGTATTATTTTCCGTTCTAATATTACTTCGGAGGAATACCCGGCAGGTGTTTTCCATGCTCATCCGCAATTTTTTGCGATTAAACAGGAATCTATTGGGCTCATTGAGGCGCAGGGTCTGTTTATTCTACCGGCGCGTTTAGAACGGCAGTTAGGTCAGTTAGCTGATGCGATTGAGCAAGGCAAGCCCTTGCCTGCCGAGTTAGCTGAGTTTGATTTTGTTAATGAAGAGATCCACAAACTAGTTGATGGCAGTCGCGATCGGCGAGTGATTGATCAGGCGATTCGTGATGAACTTGGTAGCGTATGTGAACGAATTTTAGAAAATACAGCAGTGTTTAAAGAACAATGGCGTACCGAAAAATTCTTAACTGATTGTGGATTCGTTCGTAGTGAATAA
- a CDS encoding NAD(P)/FAD-dependent oxidoreductase, translated as MAKHKVVVIGSGFGGLFATKALRKTDVDITMISRTSHHLFQPLLYQVATGILSSGEIAPTTREILAKQSNVQVLLGLVEDIDVDAKEVIWRYHNREMRTEYDSLIVAAGADQSYFGNDQYSRYAPGLKTIDDALEIRARIFGAFELAEMETDPEKRRDILTFVVVGAGPTGVEVAGQIRELASKTVRKEFRNFDPHDARVILVDGADYPLPPFGESLGKRTRKALEKLGIDVMMGQMVVGMTDRTVTLRDRDGNERTINSICKVWSAGVQGSPLGKKIQERTGVELDRAGRVRVNPDLTVPGYPDIFVVGDMMSLEGVPGVAQGAIQPGRFAAQTIIDRLAGKPSAEKFVYNDKGSMATIAKSKAVVKIGKLEFAGFVAWLAWCVLHILTLSGFKTRFSTLMRWMISYLSNGRSARSTTNQQLVGRLALQALGERASGHLVIGDVDPEPLAKLAEVATHDRQSNQAKDETENAGN; from the coding sequence GTGGCTAAGCATAAGGTCGTTGTTATTGGATCAGGTTTTGGCGGTTTATTTGCAACAAAAGCCTTACGAAAGACCGATGTTGATATAACTATGATCTCGCGAACCTCGCATCACCTCTTCCAGCCGCTGCTTTACCAGGTCGCAACAGGAATTCTCTCCTCTGGTGAAATCGCCCCGACAACGCGTGAAATCCTCGCAAAGCAATCCAATGTCCAAGTTTTGCTGGGCCTCGTCGAAGATATCGACGTCGACGCAAAAGAAGTAATCTGGCGTTATCATAACCGCGAAATGCGCACTGAATATGATTCGCTTATTGTGGCAGCTGGAGCAGACCAGTCCTATTTTGGTAATGATCAGTACTCGCGCTATGCGCCAGGGCTAAAAACTATTGATGATGCGCTAGAAATTAGAGCTCGAATTTTTGGAGCTTTCGAGCTTGCTGAAATGGAAACAGACCCAGAAAAACGGCGTGATATTTTAACTTTTGTTGTTGTCGGGGCAGGCCCAACCGGAGTTGAAGTAGCCGGTCAAATTCGCGAGCTTGCATCAAAAACTGTACGCAAGGAATTCCGTAATTTCGATCCGCATGATGCCCGCGTTATCTTGGTTGACGGTGCCGATTACCCACTGCCGCCATTTGGGGAAAGTCTCGGAAAACGCACCCGCAAGGCCCTCGAAAAGTTGGGGATCGATGTAATGATGGGCCAGATGGTGGTTGGAATGACTGACCGCACTGTGACCTTACGTGACCGTGATGGTAACGAACGTACTATTAATTCTATCTGTAAGGTGTGGTCTGCTGGTGTGCAGGGATCCCCACTAGGGAAGAAGATTCAAGAACGTACCGGTGTTGAACTTGACCGGGCTGGGCGAGTACGAGTCAATCCCGATTTAACCGTTCCGGGCTATCCAGATATTTTCGTTGTCGGCGATATGATGTCTTTAGAGGGTGTTCCTGGAGTTGCTCAAGGAGCAATCCAGCCAGGACGCTTTGCTGCTCAAACCATCATTGATCGTCTCGCAGGTAAACCCAGCGCGGAAAAGTTTGTGTATAACGATAAAGGATCGATGGCGACGATCGCTAAATCGAAAGCGGTTGTTAAAATTGGCAAACTAGAATTTGCTGGCTTTGTTGCTTGGCTTGCTTGGTGCGTATTGCATATTTTGACGCTTTCGGGGTTCAAGACGCGCTTTTCAACGTTAATGCGTTGGATGATTAGTTATCTGTCGAATGGGCGTTCGGCACGTTCGACGACGAATCAGCAGCTTGTTGGGCGCCTTGCGTTACAAGCGCTTGGAGAACGAGCTTCGGGGCATTTAGTTATTGGCGACGTTGATCCAGAACCGTTAGCAAAGTTAGCTGAAGTTGCCACACATGATCGGCAGTCTAACCAGGCAAAGGATGAGACTGAAAACGCTGGTAATTAA
- a CDS encoding bifunctional metallophosphatase/5'-nucleotidase produces MRKPITRPLCGAAMAISLLLAPSLAWAENSAPLDNDIVTIDLYKLTDVHGHIEKVVKQDKKTKEEKVVESGIPAVQCYLNKAYQTNPHSTFTLLGDNIGASPYTSGSQKDNPTIAALNELPVVGSTIGNHELDLGQDVFRQRVDGSKPQDFVKVNFPYLGANVKGMGSYRDNGVETPYLKDYAIAELDGVKVAYIGAIAQDVPFKLSPDTTKGLRFDDPIAEITRLAKELKESGQAQIVVAMLDDDVKNNYSKMPAEVDVLMGGDTHVPYEFDKVDSTVQLESKNPLLAGIASGSYTDNLGLVRINFDKKANKVVKADSILIPAATVVADSDPDCLANGSAAKVVNAAKEQAQEAGKAEIVSEVTAQWNRGVYLEPGKTQPAPGSNRGVESTLGNLVADSILDQVTIDGTTPVDFGVVNAGGLREDLIPADGVLTYASTYKALPFSNQLGYAPMTGEQFKKALENQWKTNLNSQNSRPMLRLGTSSNLTYTYDPALPMGSRITSISLNGKPLEMDKVYNVGSMTFVLEGGDGYFEKGLPVKTFGVLDRDGFNDYLKKITGPKLGASDLKRAIGITLPQDKVAKGGEVTIPLRGLSFTEGTGQTKNVTVHLGSLTEKFPVNNSIEEPNAENEQSIITTDGAGQATAKFVLSDVCQDQIGDITLPVTVDTDFGQVVGQEAGLKVMVDCGTFPTPHPVPPTPTDPQVKKDVDVKATDKKQSLAKTGVDAAYGAGLVAVLLIGAGMGLTRIRRKALN; encoded by the coding sequence ATGCGTAAACCTATAACTCGCCCACTGTGCGGGGCCGCAATGGCAATATCACTTTTGCTGGCTCCCAGCCTGGCATGGGCAGAGAATTCAGCTCCGCTGGACAATGATATTGTTACTATTGACCTGTATAAACTTACTGATGTTCATGGGCACATTGAAAAAGTAGTTAAGCAGGATAAGAAAACCAAAGAAGAAAAAGTTGTTGAGTCAGGAATCCCAGCTGTTCAATGCTATTTGAATAAGGCATACCAAACCAATCCTCATTCAACGTTTACTCTCCTGGGTGACAATATCGGCGCTTCGCCCTATACTTCTGGTTCTCAGAAAGATAATCCAACAATTGCAGCGCTCAATGAGCTTCCAGTTGTTGGTTCAACAATCGGAAATCACGAACTCGACTTGGGACAAGACGTTTTCCGGCAACGAGTAGACGGAAGTAAGCCGCAGGACTTTGTCAAAGTCAACTTCCCATATCTGGGAGCAAACGTTAAAGGAATGGGATCTTATCGTGACAATGGAGTGGAGACTCCTTATCTCAAAGATTATGCCATTGCTGAGCTTGACGGGGTTAAAGTAGCCTACATTGGTGCTATCGCACAAGACGTTCCGTTCAAACTTAGCCCAGATACAACTAAAGGGTTGCGCTTTGATGATCCAATTGCTGAAATAACAAGACTAGCTAAAGAACTCAAAGAAAGCGGTCAAGCGCAGATCGTCGTCGCTATGCTCGATGATGATGTGAAGAACAACTATTCGAAGATGCCTGCTGAAGTCGATGTGCTGATGGGTGGTGATACCCACGTACCATATGAATTCGATAAAGTTGATTCAACAGTCCAGTTGGAATCTAAGAACCCACTATTAGCAGGCATTGCATCCGGCTCCTATACTGACAATTTGGGATTAGTGCGCATCAATTTTGATAAGAAGGCAAATAAAGTAGTCAAAGCTGATTCGATCTTGATCCCAGCCGCAACTGTTGTTGCTGATAGTGATCCAGATTGCTTAGCAAACGGATCAGCTGCCAAAGTTGTGAATGCTGCTAAAGAACAAGCCCAAGAAGCAGGCAAAGCTGAAATCGTTTCCGAGGTAACAGCCCAATGGAACCGTGGCGTATACCTTGAACCGGGAAAGACACAACCAGCACCAGGTTCCAATCGTGGTGTTGAATCTACATTAGGTAACCTCGTTGCAGACTCGATCCTTGATCAAGTAACAATCGATGGCACTACGCCAGTCGATTTTGGTGTGGTTAATGCTGGTGGCTTGCGTGAAGACCTTATTCCTGCCGACGGTGTTTTAACATACGCCAGCACATATAAGGCACTGCCATTTTCCAACCAACTTGGTTATGCTCCAATGACTGGTGAACAGTTTAAAAAGGCGCTTGAAAACCAGTGGAAGACTAACCTCAACTCGCAAAACTCTCGGCCAATGTTGCGCTTGGGTACATCGTCGAACCTCACCTACACCTACGATCCTGCTTTGCCGATGGGAAGCCGAATCACTTCTATCTCCCTTAACGGCAAGCCGTTAGAGATGGACAAAGTGTATAACGTTGGCTCAATGACCTTCGTGTTAGAAGGTGGCGATGGCTACTTTGAGAAGGGTTTGCCGGTAAAGACTTTCGGTGTTCTTGATCGAGACGGTTTCAACGACTACTTGAAGAAGATTACTGGTCCAAAACTAGGCGCCTCAGATCTTAAGCGGGCAATTGGAATCACCCTGCCACAGGATAAGGTCGCTAAGGGTGGTGAGGTAACGATTCCGCTTCGTGGCCTTTCATTTACTGAAGGAACAGGCCAAACCAAAAATGTTACAGTACATTTAGGGTCATTAACTGAAAAGTTCCCGGTTAATAATTCTATCGAGGAACCGAACGCAGAAAATGAGCAGTCCATCATCACCACAGACGGTGCTGGCCAGGCTACTGCAAAGTTCGTTCTGTCTGATGTTTGCCAAGATCAGATCGGTGATATTACCCTGCCGGTGACTGTTGATACTGATTTTGGTCAAGTTGTTGGTCAGGAAGCTGGATTAAAAGTCATGGTTGATTGCGGGACTTTTCCAACCCCGCATCCTGTTCCGCCAACACCAACAGATCCGCAAGTAAAGAAGGATGTTGATGTTAAGGCCACAGATAAGAAGCAGTCACTGGCTAAAACCGGTGTGGACGCCGCATATGGCGCCGGGCTTGTTGCTGTGTTACTTATCGGTGCTGGTATGGGACTAACCCGTATCCGCCGGAAGGCTCTTAACTAA